A single genomic interval of Cetobacterium ceti harbors:
- a CDS encoding relaxase/mobilization nuclease domain-containing protein, whose product MAIIKAINSSSGGTGSSKGLENYLDKEKSLKTGIDCDCDNWSSDFRLTKAIYNKLEGRQYKHFTQSFEHNCGLTQEQVHKEGIKLVESCKQFKGFQAVIITHNDKKHLHNHIVINSVSLETGKKFQMSNSQLQTLKKNMTESLKKDYNLEPTKAKENIVKTQRTKTYQVLKKAKEGNYNSFVLDLGRDITDSLNQSTTKEELKEKLSEKNIEMDISTTHNTIMFITKDKKKISSKKLNSIFGVNFDKNSLEETLKINSLESDEGLKELKQETNLDRKIGIDKLREQEIKNSKKCEKLKLTQEERDQIEKDRINPNYKYIPKEKFNGRSRGR is encoded by the coding sequence ATGGCAATAATAAAGGCTATAAATTCATCTAGTGGAGGAACTGGAAGTTCTAAAGGATTAGAAAATTATTTAGATAAAGAAAAATCTTTAAAAACTGGAATAGACTGTGACTGTGATAATTGGAGTAGTGACTTTAGATTAACAAAAGCAATTTATAATAAATTAGAGGGACGTCAATATAAGCATTTTACACAATCATTTGAACATAATTGCGGATTAACTCAAGAACAAGTTCATAAAGAAGGAATTAAACTTGTAGAGTCTTGTAAACAATTTAAGGGATTCCAAGCAGTTATAATTACTCATAATGATAAGAAACATTTACATAATCATATTGTCATAAATTCAGTTAGTTTAGAAACTGGGAAAAAATTTCAAATGTCAAACTCACAATTACAAACATTAAAGAAAAACATGACTGAATCTTTGAAAAAAGACTATAACTTAGAACCTACAAAAGCAAAAGAAAATATAGTAAAAACGCAAAGAACAAAGACGTATCAAGTTCTTAAAAAAGCTAAAGAGGGGAATTATAACAGTTTTGTACTAGATTTAGGGAGAGATATTACAGATAGTTTAAATCAATCAACTACAAAAGAAGAATTAAAAGAAAAATTATCTGAAAAAAATATAGAGATGGATATATCAACAACTCATAATACAATTATGTTTATTACTAAAGATAAAAAGAAAATCTCAAGTAAAAAATTAAATAGTATTTTTGGAGTGAATTTTGATAAAAATTCACTTGAAGAAACTTTAAAAATAAATTCTTTGGAGTCTGATGAAGGATTAAAAGAATTAAAACAAGAAACTAATTTAGATAGAAAAATTGGTATAGATAAACTTAGAGAACAGGAAATTAAAAATTCTAAAAAATGTGAAAAATTAAAACTAACTCAAGAA